Proteins from one Syntrophorhabdaceae bacterium genomic window:
- the dnaE gene encoding DNA polymerase III subunit alpha: MPDFVHLHLHTQYSLLDGAIRFDRLFDAAKGYGMPACAITDHGNMFGAAEFYLEAGQRGLKPLIGCEAYIAPRSRLDQKRMKGEDVAYHVVLLAMNNTGYQNLLKLISLAHLEGFYYHPRIDREILTRYHEGLICLTACIKGEIPNAILKGTDDMVRRHVDYYLSLFGDRLFFELQDNGLDEQRIVNERLIELSSHYGVPIVATNDCHYLRREEAKAHELLLCIQTGKTINDKDRLSFSTDQFYFKSPDEMALAFSRYPEALSNTMRVAEMCNVTIDTETYHFPDFHPPGGMDINEYFEQLSREGFEKRMPEIRSAYDSFGEELHDQYRKRLDYEMGVIKKTGFSGYFLIVADFINYAKTNGVPVGPGRGSAAGSLIAFCLGITDIDPIKYDLIFERFLNPERISMPDIDVDFCRKGRDRVIEYVTNKYGKDNVAQITTFGTMKSKAAVRDVGRALGMPYAEVDRIAKLITTADRGIERAIHDEPEIRELYQRDDRVKELLDNACVVEGLARHASTHAAGIVIANKHLAEYLPLY, translated from the coding sequence ATGCCCGACTTCGTCCACCTCCACCTTCATACCCAGTACAGTCTTCTCGACGGTGCAATCCGATTCGACCGTCTCTTTGATGCAGCCAAAGGGTACGGCATGCCGGCATGCGCCATCACGGACCACGGCAACATGTTCGGAGCCGCTGAATTCTACCTTGAGGCCGGCCAGCGTGGCTTGAAACCTCTTATAGGCTGCGAAGCCTACATCGCACCGAGGTCCAGACTGGACCAGAAAAGGATGAAGGGCGAGGACGTCGCCTACCATGTTGTCCTCCTTGCCATGAACAACACCGGCTACCAGAACCTCCTCAAACTCATCAGCCTCGCCCACCTGGAAGGGTTCTACTATCATCCGCGCATCGACAGGGAGATTCTCACCCGGTATCATGAGGGGCTCATCTGTCTCACTGCCTGCATCAAGGGAGAGATACCCAACGCCATTCTCAAGGGTACGGACGATATGGTCCGCAGGCACGTCGATTATTACCTCTCGCTCTTCGGCGACCGGCTCTTCTTCGAGCTTCAGGACAACGGCCTCGATGAACAAAGAATAGTCAACGAGCGCCTCATCGAGTTGTCCTCCCATTACGGTGTGCCCATCGTGGCCACGAACGACTGCCATTACCTTCGCCGCGAGGAGGCGAAGGCACACGAGCTCCTCCTGTGCATCCAAACGGGAAAGACGATCAACGATAAGGACCGCCTGAGCTTCTCGACGGACCAGTTTTACTTCAAATCACCGGATGAGATGGCGCTCGCCTTTTCGCGGTATCCCGAGGCGCTTTCCAACACGATGCGCGTCGCCGAAATGTGCAACGTCACCATCGACACGGAGACTTACCATTTTCCGGATTTCCATCCCCCCGGCGGCATGGACATCAATGAATACTTCGAACAATTGTCACGGGAAGGCTTTGAAAAACGGATGCCCGAGATACGGTCCGCCTACGATTCATTCGGCGAAGAACTCCACGACCAATATCGCAAGAGGTTGGACTACGAGATGGGCGTCATCAAGAAAACGGGGTTCTCGGGGTATTTTCTCATCGTCGCCGATTTCATCAATTATGCAAAAACAAACGGCGTTCCCGTGGGGCCGGGACGTGGTTCCGCGGCCGGGAGCCTCATCGCCTTTTGCCTCGGCATTACAGACATAGATCCCATCAAGTACGACCTGATCTTCGAGCGCTTTCTGAACCCCGAGCGTATCAGCATGCCCGATATCGATGTTGACTTCTGCCGGAAGGGACGCGACAGGGTCATCGAATATGTCACGAATAAATACGGCAAGGACAACGTGGCCCAGATCACCACTTTCGGCACCATGAAGTCCAAGGCGGCAGTACGCGATGTCGGAAGGGCGCTTGGCATGCCCTATGCGGAGGTTGACAGGATAGCCAAGCTCATCACAACGGCGGACCGGGGCATAGAGCGTGCGATACACGATGAACCCGAAATCCGTGAGCTGTACCAGAGGGACGACCGAGTCAAGGAACTCCTCGACAACGCGTGCGTAGTTGAAGGACTGGCGCGCCACGCATCGACACACGCCGCCGGGATCGTCATCGCCAACAAGCATCTTGCCGAATACCTTCCGCTTTACA
- a CDS encoding OB-fold nucleic acid binding domain-containing protein, translating into PRDVAEKIYDIIQRFGEYGFNKSHSTAYGYIAYQTAYLKAHYPIHYFAAMLTTEVGDTDKLVKYIGECRESGIEILPPDVNASESDFIIVDSKIRYGLSGVRNVGEAAIESIIQAREEAGGFKSFVHFCSVIDSRKVNKKVIESLATAGCFDSLGLKRSQVLHLAQEMLDKLTKRDTKNNLNQGSIFGESEIAETTVSFDVPIMDELSHDEILLGEKESLGFYFSKHPLKPYESLITELTPYDSQSLKETDTSEDVSIAGIVSTLKEITTKRGDRMAYVTLEDTKGIVEVICFPDLYGKNHFVIQSGKPLMVTGSLERSEDGGARIKGKSVTLLETLTGELLKTVRIRIHCEVIRKEDLRVLKDILFSVRGRSAVLLEFQLNGERQSLPLTSIRIDPRRKDVILKHFKKGMDVEVIDEILP; encoded by the coding sequence CCCCGAGACGTTGCGGAGAAGATCTACGACATCATCCAGCGCTTCGGCGAATATGGATTCAATAAGTCCCATAGCACGGCCTACGGGTACATCGCCTACCAGACGGCGTACCTCAAGGCACATTACCCCATCCACTATTTCGCAGCCATGCTTACCACCGAGGTGGGCGATACCGACAAACTCGTCAAGTACATCGGGGAATGCCGGGAATCGGGCATAGAGATCCTGCCTCCCGATGTCAACGCGAGCGAGAGCGACTTCATCATCGTCGATTCAAAGATCCGCTACGGGCTTTCCGGCGTCAGAAACGTGGGCGAGGCGGCCATAGAGAGCATCATCCAGGCGCGCGAGGAAGCGGGAGGATTCAAATCCTTCGTGCACTTTTGCAGTGTCATCGATTCCCGCAAGGTCAATAAGAAGGTCATCGAAAGCCTCGCCACGGCAGGCTGCTTCGACAGCCTTGGATTGAAGAGATCGCAGGTCCTGCACCTCGCCCAGGAAATGCTCGACAAACTGACAAAGCGGGACACAAAGAACAATCTCAACCAGGGCAGTATATTCGGGGAGTCAGAGATCGCCGAGACGACAGTCTCTTTCGACGTCCCCATCATGGACGAACTTTCTCACGACGAGATCCTCCTTGGCGAGAAGGAGTCCCTCGGCTTCTATTTCAGCAAACATCCCCTGAAACCCTACGAGAGCCTCATAACCGAGCTTACCCCCTACGACAGCCAGAGCCTGAAGGAGACAGACACGTCTGAGGACGTCAGCATCGCGGGTATCGTGAGCACCTTGAAGGAGATAACGACCAAGCGGGGCGACAGGATGGCATACGTCACTCTCGAGGACACAAAGGGCATCGTGGAGGTCATCTGCTTCCCCGACCTCTATGGCAAGAACCACTTTGTCATCCAGAGCGGAAAGCCCCTCATGGTGACAGGGTCGCTCGAAAGGTCGGAGGACGGCGGCGCGAGGATAAAAGGGAAGTCCGTGACCCTCCTCGAGACATTAACGGGGGAACTCCTGAAGACCGTCAGGATTCGGATACATTGCGAGGTCATCAGGAAAGAAGACCTGAGGGTATTGAAAGATATCCTCTTCAGCGTCAGGGGCAGGTCGGCCGTGCTTCTCGAGTTTCAGCTCAACGGAGAAAGGCAGTCCCTCCCCCTCACAAGCATCAGGATCGATCCCAGGAGAAAAGACGTCATTCTTAAGCACTTCAAGAAAGGCATGGACGTAGAGGTTATTGATGAGATACTACCTTGA
- a CDS encoding acetyl-CoA carboxylase carboxyltransferase subunit alpha gives MRYYLDFEKKLEPLERRIFEIERFYDENDPYYAKELVTLRKKIAKIEKDTYSDLSNWQRSQLSRHLNRPHTLDYVHGLFTDFVELHGDRKFKDDPALVAGFARFEGVNVAVVGHQKGKDVREMAHRNFGMAHPDGYRKAMRVMDMAARWGKPVITFIDTPGAYPGVGAEERGQAEAIASSIYFMFSLGVPTISIVIGEGGSGGALGIGVGNRVLMLENATYSVISPEGCAAILWRDGTKGPLAADALKPTARDLLKLKVADEIIGEPFGGAHRDWQKTFDNTRGVLDRNLKELMEVDPEALKQMRYDKFRNMGVFQEKR, from the coding sequence ATGAGATACTACCTTGATTTCGAAAAGAAACTTGAACCGCTGGAAAGAAGGATCTTTGAGATAGAGCGGTTCTACGATGAAAACGACCCGTACTACGCAAAAGAACTGGTCACTCTGCGCAAGAAGATCGCCAAGATCGAGAAGGACACGTACTCCGATCTATCGAACTGGCAGCGCTCCCAGCTTTCGCGTCACCTGAACCGCCCGCACACCCTCGATTACGTCCACGGTCTCTTCACCGACTTCGTGGAACTCCATGGCGACAGGAAATTCAAGGACGACCCTGCGCTCGTGGCCGGCTTTGCCCGCTTCGAAGGTGTGAATGTGGCCGTTGTGGGCCACCAGAAAGGCAAGGACGTCCGGGAAATGGCCCACAGAAATTTCGGCATGGCCCATCCAGACGGCTACAGGAAGGCGATGCGCGTCATGGACATGGCGGCGAGATGGGGCAAGCCCGTCATCACCTTCATCGATACACCGGGGGCATATCCTGGCGTGGGAGCGGAGGAGCGGGGGCAGGCGGAGGCGATAGCGTCGAGCATCTATTTCATGTTCTCCCTTGGCGTCCCCACCATCTCCATCGTCATCGGCGAAGGCGGCAGCGGCGGGGCGCTCGGCATCGGCGTGGGCAACAGGGTTCTCATGCTCGAGAACGCAACCTATTCCGTCATATCCCCCGAAGGCTGCGCGGCCATCCTCTGGAGGGACGGGACCAAGGGACCGCTGGCTGCGGACGCCCTGAAACCCACAGCCCGGGACCTTCTAAAGCTCAAGGTTGCCGACGAGATCATCGGTGAACCCTTCGGCGGCGCTCACAGGGACTGGCAGAAGACCTTCGACAACACACGCGGCGTGCTCGACAGGAATCTCAAGGAGCTCATGGAAGTTGATCCCGAAGCATTGAAACAGATGCGCTACGACAAGTTTCGCAACATGGGTGTATTCCAGGAGAAACGATGA
- a CDS encoding hemolysin family protein produces MGDPLVDIVIIVVLLILNGLFSATETAIVSSRTSKIKELLKKRKDRRTEMLLQMKENPERFLSTVQIGITLFGTLASAIGGIMAAKYLMPFIERVEFLRPFSESVSLAVVVVILTYLFIVFGELVPKYIGLNYREKAALAVLPFFNLVSRLFSIFVNFLSVTTLFFVKTLGISKGEEHVGEGEIKILLEEGRRRGVFDKTEEELINRVFHFSDRSVREVMVPRPNVYAVDADDDREKMLDYIIGNEFSRYPVYRETLDNVIGFIYQKDVSRHIWKTKESFEPEKLMKRPFFVPATMEISILLKQMQRTRRHLAVVIDEYGTAVGIVTLEDIMEEIFGEIMDETDVEDKIERNRDGSYLIDASYSIRDLNNRLDLDLPESPDYETLGGFITTQLQGLAKGGEAIYYARYRFTVVDIDGRRIVKVKFERVK; encoded by the coding sequence ATGGGCGATCCGCTTGTTGACATAGTCATCATCGTCGTACTGCTCATCCTCAATGGTCTCTTTTCGGCCACCGAGACGGCAATCGTTTCATCCCGTACGAGCAAGATAAAAGAGCTCTTAAAGAAACGAAAAGACCGCAGGACGGAGATGCTCCTGCAGATGAAGGAGAACCCGGAGCGTTTCCTGTCGACGGTACAGATAGGCATCACCCTTTTCGGCACCCTCGCCTCGGCCATCGGCGGGATCATGGCGGCAAAATACCTCATGCCCTTCATCGAGAGGGTTGAGTTCCTGAGGCCCTTCTCGGAGTCCGTCTCCCTTGCCGTCGTTGTGGTCATCCTCACGTATCTCTTCATTGTCTTCGGGGAGCTTGTCCCGAAATACATCGGCCTCAACTACAGGGAGAAGGCCGCTCTCGCGGTTCTGCCCTTCTTCAATCTCGTATCGCGCCTCTTCTCCATCTTCGTGAACTTTCTTTCCGTGACGACCCTCTTTTTCGTCAAGACCCTGGGTATCAGCAAGGGAGAGGAACACGTCGGCGAGGGGGAGATAAAGATCCTTCTCGAGGAGGGAAGGCGAAGGGGCGTCTTCGACAAGACCGAAGAGGAACTCATCAACAGGGTCTTCCATTTCAGCGACCGCTCCGTGCGGGAGGTCATGGTCCCCCGCCCCAATGTCTACGCCGTGGATGCCGATGACGACAGGGAGAAAATGCTCGATTACATAATCGGCAACGAATTCTCCCGGTACCCTGTGTACCGGGAGACCCTCGACAATGTGATCGGTTTCATCTATCAGAAGGACGTCTCACGCCACATCTGGAAGACCAAGGAGTCCTTCGAGCCTGAAAAACTCATGAAGCGCCCCTTCTTTGTCCCGGCCACGATGGAGATAAGTATCCTGTTGAAGCAGATGCAGCGCACGCGCCGCCACCTGGCAGTGGTCATCGACGAATATGGCACCGCCGTGGGCATCGTCACCCTCGAAGACATCATGGAGGAGATATTCGGTGAGATCATGGACGAAACGGACGTCGAGGACAAGATCGAACGCAACCGTGATGGCTCCTACCTTATCGATGCATCCTACTCCATCCGCGACCTCAACAACCGCCTCGACCTCGACCTCCCTGAATCCCCCGATTACGAAACCTTAGGCGGCTTCATAACCACACAGCTCCAGGGCCTCGCCAAGGGCGGTGAGGCCATCTATTACGCCCGCTATCGTTTCACTGTCGTCGACATAGACGGGCGGAGGATCGTCAAGGTCAAGTTTGAAAGGGTGAAGTGA
- a CDS encoding acyl-CoA dehydratase activase, whose product MYRVGIDIGSVSVNVAIVNENGKIVKSQYIRHKGKSFIAAKEAIEEIAGACEVEFIATTGSGAKVFASLIGAPFVNEIIAISRAMGHLYPSTGSVVDIGGEDSKLIVFEPSGRKSSPLRVKDFSMNALCAAGTGSFLDQQASRLRFSIEEFSEVALKAKNVPRIAGRCTVFAKSDMIHLQQIATPDYEIVAGLCYALARNFKGNIAKGKDLGTPVAFIGGVAANAGMRGALRDVFGLTEETFFVPENFTSLGAVGAVYAVLQDPSLKVPFAGLERLNAYLSEKRSEATHEPLTLSAANMSVAYDMKPVTGRTKVYLGVDVGSISTNLVLIDEDRSVLAKRYLMTEGRPLEAVKRGLAEIGEEVGDMVEILGAGTTGSGRYLTADFLGADIVRNEITAQAQAAIDIDPAVDTVFEIGGQDSKYISIDNGVIVDFEMNKACAAGTGSFLEEQAERLDISIKEEFGSLALRSKKPVKMGERCTVFIESDVIHQQQRGADREDIVSGLAYSIVQNYLNKVVVDRRVGKRIFFQGGTAFNKGVVAAFEKVLGMPITVPPHHDVTGAIGVAILAMKEKTWEISGFKGFDLSKRSYAVDTFECKGCENLCEIRKVTVENENALYYGSRCEKYDVVRKGERKEMADLFSMREEILNEICDRKAGKHTMGIPKVLHMHELLPFWKSFLSELDFDVVVSDMTNKKTVRDGVENIIVESCFPIKLAHGHVMNLLQKGIKDIFIPSVISLKKPSKHARNSFACPYAQSLPYTIKGSIDFEGKGARVLTPLIRFGEGNEVVLADLAEHFKPFGKSKRSVKKAFETALLVQDSFYRRLTEMGGAFLYSLREDEKAMVIIGRPYNSADPGANLNIHKKLLNLGVPAIPMDMLPVNDMIEDPVDLEHMYWGYGQRILKAARAVKGNRNLYAIYVTSFGCGPDSFISHFFKRIMGNKPYLSLEIDEHSADAGVVTRLEAFLDSINNARFDEEIVEHKVTPFEMDGRRRKIFVPYMSDHSHTLAAAFRACGVSAEVMKESTEETVLVGRKFTSGKECYPCILTTGDMLRTARSEGFDRAQSAFFMPSGEGPCRFGQYNRFHRMILDEAGFTNVPIYAPNQDHRFYKELDIVGGKFTRLGWRAVVAADLLTKILHETRPYEKTPGETDRAYADALAQVTRCIERGGQDIDVVLKEVLGKFRAIERRQEKRPTIGLVGEIYIRSNKFSNSQLIRAVEDLGGVVWLAPVSEWISYVNYTGKRKSKKRDTLLGVLGFIITQYIQNKDEHLMEDIFVPFIKYGPEPKIKDILEKASPYIHDSFEGEAVLTVGKSVDFAHKGVAGIINAMPFTCMPGTVSSAIMRLIQKNHDLPVINIAYDGQGSTNILTRLEAFMHQVKERVRD is encoded by the coding sequence ATGTATAGAGTTGGTATCGATATAGGTTCCGTGAGCGTGAACGTTGCAATCGTCAATGAGAACGGGAAGATCGTCAAGTCACAGTATATCCGCCACAAGGGAAAATCATTCATAGCGGCGAAAGAGGCCATCGAGGAGATAGCGGGGGCCTGCGAGGTGGAGTTCATCGCCACGACGGGCTCGGGCGCGAAGGTCTTCGCCTCTCTCATCGGTGCTCCCTTTGTTAATGAGATCATCGCAATTTCACGGGCCATGGGTCACCTTTATCCTTCAACGGGAAGCGTTGTCGACATTGGAGGAGAGGATTCAAAACTCATTGTGTTCGAGCCTTCCGGGAGAAAGAGCAGTCCCCTGCGCGTGAAGGACTTTTCCATGAACGCGCTCTGTGCCGCCGGCACGGGGTCTTTTCTCGACCAGCAGGCGTCGCGGTTGAGGTTCAGCATAGAGGAATTCAGCGAGGTGGCGCTCAAGGCAAAGAACGTTCCCCGGATAGCGGGGCGGTGCACCGTCTTCGCAAAATCGGACATGATCCATCTTCAGCAGATAGCCACACCGGATTACGAGATCGTTGCGGGATTGTGCTATGCTCTCGCCCGCAATTTCAAGGGCAATATCGCAAAGGGCAAGGATCTGGGGACGCCTGTCGCGTTCATCGGTGGTGTGGCCGCCAATGCCGGCATGAGGGGTGCCCTCAGAGACGTGTTCGGATTAACGGAGGAGACGTTTTTCGTTCCCGAGAACTTTACATCCCTCGGGGCTGTGGGGGCAGTCTACGCCGTCCTTCAGGATCCTTCGCTCAAGGTGCCTTTTGCCGGCCTTGAGAGGCTCAATGCCTACCTGAGCGAAAAAAGGAGCGAGGCAACCCACGAGCCGCTTACCCTTTCCGCCGCGAATATGAGCGTGGCCTACGACATGAAGCCCGTCACGGGCAGGACGAAGGTGTATCTTGGCGTCGATGTTGGGTCCATCAGCACCAATCTTGTCCTCATCGACGAGGACCGCAGTGTTCTCGCCAAGAGATATCTCATGACCGAGGGCAGGCCCCTCGAGGCCGTCAAGCGCGGTCTTGCCGAGATAGGGGAAGAGGTCGGCGACATGGTGGAGATACTGGGTGCCGGCACTACCGGATCCGGCCGCTACCTCACCGCCGACTTCCTGGGTGCCGACATCGTCCGCAACGAGATCACCGCCCAGGCGCAGGCCGCCATCGACATCGACCCCGCCGTGGACACCGTCTTCGAGATAGGCGGACAGGACTCCAAGTATATAAGTATCGACAACGGCGTGATTGTCGATTTCGAGATGAACAAGGCCTGTGCGGCGGGTACGGGTTCCTTTCTCGAAGAGCAGGCCGAGAGGCTCGATATTTCGATAAAGGAAGAGTTCGGCTCCCTTGCCCTGAGGTCGAAAAAACCCGTGAAGATGGGAGAACGGTGCACCGTTTTCATCGAATCCGACGTTATTCATCAGCAGCAGCGAGGTGCTGACAGGGAAGACATCGTCAGCGGGCTTGCCTATTCCATCGTCCAGAACTACCTCAACAAGGTCGTCGTAGACAGGAGAGTGGGCAAGCGGATATTCTTCCAGGGCGGCACGGCCTTCAATAAAGGTGTGGTCGCCGCTTTTGAAAAGGTTCTCGGCATGCCGATAACGGTGCCTCCCCATCATGATGTAACGGGTGCCATCGGGGTCGCCATCCTGGCGATGAAGGAAAAAACCTGGGAAATAAGCGGGTTCAAGGGCTTTGACCTCAGCAAAAGGTCTTATGCCGTGGACACCTTCGAATGCAAGGGGTGTGAGAACCTCTGCGAGATACGCAAGGTGACTGTTGAGAACGAGAACGCCCTCTATTATGGAAGCAGGTGTGAGAAGTATGATGTGGTTCGCAAAGGTGAAAGAAAGGAGATGGCCGATCTCTTTTCCATGCGGGAAGAGATACTCAACGAGATCTGCGACAGGAAGGCCGGAAAGCACACGATGGGCATACCGAAGGTCCTCCATATGCACGAACTCCTGCCGTTCTGGAAGAGCTTCCTCTCAGAACTGGACTTCGATGTCGTCGTCTCCGACATGACGAACAAGAAGACCGTAAGAGACGGTGTGGAGAACATCATCGTGGAGAGCTGTTTCCCCATAAAGCTCGCCCACGGACACGTGATGAACCTGCTTCAGAAGGGTATCAAGGACATTTTCATACCCAGCGTCATCAGCCTCAAGAAACCCTCGAAGCACGCCAGGAACTCCTTTGCCTGTCCCTATGCGCAGTCGCTGCCCTATACTATCAAAGGATCCATCGATTTCGAGGGAAAAGGGGCCCGGGTTCTCACACCCCTCATCCGTTTCGGGGAAGGGAACGAGGTCGTTCTCGCCGATCTTGCAGAGCACTTCAAGCCCTTCGGGAAGTCAAAACGGAGCGTGAAGAAGGCCTTCGAGACGGCGCTTCTGGTGCAGGATTCCTTCTATCGCCGTCTGACCGAGATGGGCGGCGCCTTCCTCTATTCGTTGAGGGAGGACGAGAAAGCCATGGTCATTATCGGCCGGCCATACAACAGCGCCGACCCGGGGGCCAACCTCAACATCCACAAAAAATTGCTCAATCTCGGCGTCCCCGCGATACCGATGGACATGCTCCCCGTGAACGACATGATCGAGGACCCCGTCGACCTGGAGCACATGTACTGGGGTTATGGACAGAGAATACTCAAGGCTGCGCGGGCCGTCAAGGGCAACAGGAACCTTTACGCCATATATGTGACGAGCTTCGGTTGCGGCCCCGATTCATTCATTTCTCACTTTTTCAAGAGGATAATGGGAAACAAGCCCTATCTTTCCCTTGAGATTGACGAGCACAGCGCTGACGCGGGGGTAGTCACGCGACTCGAGGCATTCCTCGACAGCATCAATAATGCCAGGTTCGATGAAGAGATCGTGGAACACAAGGTCACACCCTTTGAAATGGATGGACGGCGCAGGAAGATCTTTGTGCCCTACATGTCCGATCACTCCCATACCCTTGCGGCCGCCTTCAGGGCCTGCGGAGTCAGCGCGGAGGTCATGAAGGAATCCACCGAAGAGACGGTGCTGGTGGGCCGGAAATTCACATCGGGGAAGGAATGCTATCCCTGCATACTCACGACGGGCGATATGTTGCGAACGGCCCGCAGCGAAGGTTTCGACCGGGCGCAGAGTGCCTTTTTCATGCCTTCCGGTGAAGGCCCATGCCGCTTTGGCCAGTACAACCGTTTTCACAGGATGATCCTCGACGAGGCCGGTTTTACCAATGTTCCCATTTATGCGCCCAACCAGGACCACCGGTTCTACAAGGAACTCGACATCGTGGGAGGAAAATTTACCCGCCTTGGCTGGAGGGCGGTCGTCGCGGCAGACCTTCTGACCAAGATACTTCACGAGACGCGCCCCTATGAGAAGACCCCCGGAGAAACGGACCGGGCGTATGCGGACGCGCTGGCTCAGGTCACCCGGTGCATAGAGAGGGGTGGGCAGGACATTGACGTGGTGCTCAAGGAGGTCCTTGGGAAGTTCAGGGCCATAGAGCGCCGCCAGGAGAAGAGACCGACGATAGGGCTTGTCGGTGAGATCTATATACGTTCGAACAAGTTCAGTAACTCCCAGCTCATCAGGGCAGTGGAGGACCTCGGCGGGGTGGTATGGCTTGCGCCCGTTTCGGAATGGATCTCCTACGTGAACTACACGGGCAAGAGAAAGAGCAAAAAACGGGACACCCTGCTCGGCGTTCTCGGTTTCATCATAACCCAGTATATCCAGAATAAGGATGAGCACCTGATGGAGGATATCTTCGTGCCCTTCATAAAGTACGGACCTGAACCAAAGATAAAGGACATACTTGAGAAGGCAAGTCCCTATATCCACGACAGCTTTGAAGGCGAGGCCGTCCTTACCGTCGGCAAGAGCGTCGATTTCGCCCATAAGGGAGTCGCCGGGATCATTAACGCCATGCCCTTCACATGCATGCCGGGCACCGTGTCGAGCGCCATCATGCGTCTCATCCAGAAGAACCATGACCTGCCGGTCATCAATATCGCCTACGATGGGCAGGGTTCGACGAACATCCTGACGAGGCTCGAGGCATTCATGCACCAGGTGAAGGAGCGCGTCAGGGATTAA